GACTAGCCTCTCTAACCTTTTGGGAAACTCCATAAGAACCACCTATAACAAAATTTATAGTACTAGCTCCCTTTACAGTTATTTTCTCTATTTCGTTAGCCATCTCTTCAGAAGAGTAGTTTTTTCCTTGAATATCTAATAATATATTATATCCTCTTAATTTTTCAAGAGTTCTTAAAATATCCTCTGACTCTTTTTCAATAGAAAGATTTCTATTACTGTCATTTCCATCCTCTTTTAATTCTACTATCTTCATTTTAGCAAAAGATTGCATTCTTTTCAAGAATTCATTTATTCCATCTATTATATATTTATCTTTTATTTTTCCTATACATACAATATTTATATTCAAAATATGCTCCTTATTTACGTTTAAATAATTTTTCTAAATCATCATAAGTTATTTTTACAATAATTGGTCTTCCATGAGGACATGTATATTCTCCTATTTCATGAAGTTCACCTATAATTTTTGTCATCTCTTCATAGGATAATTTTTCATTAGCTTTGATTGCCCCTCTACAAGACATAGATATTAAAATATTTTCTCTAATATCTAAATTTTTATTTTCCCTTATATTTAATAGTATATTTCTAAAGATATTTTCTATACTATCCCTAAGATCAATTATTGGAATGGCTCTTATTAAAATCTCATTATCAGAAAACTTATCTATTTCAAAACCAGCTTTTATAAAGTTTTCCTCATTTTCAAAAATTATCTCTTTTTCTCTAGGATCAACCATTATTCTTATAGGAACTAAGAGTTGTTGACTACTTATATCCTTACCATAATATTGTTTTTTTAATTTTTCATAAAGTATTCTCTCATGTACAATATGTTGATCATAAATTTCAAAAATTCCATCTCTCTCCACTAAAATAAAAGTTTCAAAAACTTGACCTATTACTCTAAAATTTACTCTCTTTTTCTCTTGAGGAACTTCTTTTTTCTCCTCTTTTATAGAAAAATCAAGCTCTTCTTCTTGAACAACCACTTTATAATTAGACTCTTCTATTTCATCTTCAATTAATTTCTCTTCTTTAATTATCTCATCTTCAACTTTTTTCTCTTCTATCTGTGGTTTTTCAATAACTGTTAAATTTTCGAATTTTTGTGGTTCTGCTTTTATTGGAGTGAACTTTTCAAATTCAGAAAAATCTAAAAATTTACTCTCCTCTTTTTCAATTTTTTCTTCAAAAGTTGGAGAAATAAAATCATCATCTCTTTCAAAACTTTTTTTAATCTCATTTAAAACTTGATAATAAACTCTCTCTTCATCATCAAATTTTACTATTTTTTTTGAAGGATGAACATTTACATCTATACTTTTAGGATCTACCTCTAAAAATATTATAGCAAATGGATATTTTCCTTTCATTAATTTAGTATAATATCCATCCATAACAGCATTTTCAACTATTTTAGATTTTACCATTCTTCCATTTATAAATGTAAAAATCGAATCTTTACTACTTCTATATAAAGCTCCATTTCCTAAATATCCCAAAGGAAATTTTTTTATATTCTTCAAAACATTTCTTCCAAAAATCTCAACTATACTATTTTCTAATCCATTTCCTGAAGTTTTTATACTCACTTTTCCATCTAAGCTCAATATAATAGATACATCTGGATTAGATAAAGCCTCTTGAATAACTATCTCTTTAATATTTAGATATTCAGTAGTTGGTTTTCTTAAAAATTTCAATCTAGCTGGGGTATTAAAAAATAACTCTTTTATCTCAATAGTTGTTCCTCTATTCCTTTGAATATTTTTTAAATTAGTCACTTTACCAGCAATAGCATTTACTTGTGATCCAATTTCATCATCATCGCTTTTTGAAGTCAATACTATTTTACAAACTGCACTTATAGATGAGAGAGCTTCTCCTCTAAATCCATAGGTATATAAATTATATAAATCCTCTTTCTCTCTTATTTTACTTGTAGCATGTCTTTCTATAGATAAAAGTAGGTCTTCTTGTGACATCCCTATTCCATCATCAGATATCACTACATCTCTTCCACCATTTTTTACATCTATCTTTATATTTTTACTCTTTGCATCTAAGGAATTTTCTAAGAGTTCTTTTATCATACTAGCTGGATTTTCAACAACCTCCCCAGCTGCTATTATATTTGATACAGACTCATCTAATATCCTAATTTTTCCCAAAATTTCACCTCCTGCAACTACAATTATTTCTTTAATTATCTAACACTTTACAGATAATTTCAAGATATTTTTTCTAAAATAGATTGCCATTTTTATATTATTTTGAGATAATTATACTATAAATATTGATTTTATGAGGTGCATTATGAAGAAATTTTTTATATTTATATTTTTTTTGCTCTTTTTTGGAGAGAGTTTTTCAGAAAAAATTGATGATTACTCTCTTTTTTTAAATGGAAAAAATGCTTATTTTAAAAAAAATTATAGTGTTGCTAAGCAAAACTTTGAAACACTTTTAAAAACTTTTTCAAAATCTAATGTCTTTTTAAATAACTATGCTTATTTTTATATAGGAATGAACTATTATAAATTAGAAGATTATCATAAGGCTGCTTTTTATTTAGAAAAAGCTGTATACTCTACTGATACATTTTCAAATAATAATAAAAGAGCTGAAAATATTCACTTTTTTGCTGAAAGAGATTATTCTCTAGGGGATTCTCTTTTAAAAATTGGTGAAACAGATAAAGGAATTACCTATCTTAAAAGGGTAAACTATAATAACTATTATCCCTTTGTAGCTTACTATGAAAGAAATGCTTTAAAAATTTTAGGAAATTTTGATGAAATTTATGAAAAAAAATTACAACTTAAATTCCTATATAATTTTGATTTTATAAATAATTTCTCTGTAGATGAGCTTTTAGAAATTGGAAGTTTTTATCATTCTAAAAAAGTCTATGATAGAGAAGAAGAGTTTTATAAAAAAATATTGGAAGGTCTTTCTTTAACTACTTTGGAAAAAGAAAAGATAACTAATGCTTATTTAGAAGTATTATTAACAAATAATAAAGAGAAAGAGATACTTAATTTTACAGCTAATGTTTCTGAACCTCAGTTGAAAAATTTATATAATTATTATAGAGGATTAGCTTTTTATCAAATGAAAGATTTTTCTAGGGCACTTTATCTTTTAAATAATATAAAAGATGAAAAATATTATTCAAAAGCAAATTATTATATTGCAGGAATATATTTTGCCCTTGCTGATTATAATGAAACTCTAACAGCACTAAAAAAAGTTGAGGAAAAAAATATTATTACAGATTGTATGGCTGCTTTTTCCTATTATTATTTAGGAGATGAACAAAATACTAAAAACGCAGTTAATTCGATGATCAAAAAATATCCCAATGCCTATGCTGGACTGTATTTTAATTATCTTAGCTCAACTACAGATAAAATATATCTAAATTCATTGGATAATCTTTTAAAATTTTCTACCTCTCTTTTAGATAATGCTCAAGAGACTCCTGAAACTTTCTTAAAAAAAGGGGATATCTTAGAGATTGAACAACTATCACAAGTTGCTAAATTAGGAGATAGAGAGTTGCTAAAAACTATTCTTAAAAAGAGTATATTCTATAAAAAAGAGACTCCAGAAGCTGCTATGGCTATTACAACTATCTTAGAAAATGGAAAATTTTATGAATTAGCTTTTAAAAATTCAAGTGATCATATGAGTGAATTTTCAAAATACAAAGAGCTTTTTAAATATAACTTTCCACTCTATTATTCAGAGATAATAGATCCAATAGCTAAAAAATATGATGTTCCTCAAGAATTAATCTATACAATTATTCATGATATAAGTGGCTTTAACCCTTACTATATTTCAGATGACTCTAAGTTTGGAATTATGGATATTCCCTATGATGAAAGTAATAATTTAGAATTTTTTGAACTTTTTAATATTGAAAAAAATATAGAAGAGGGAACTAAAATTTTAAAGAACTACCTAATCAAATATCAAGGAAATAAAATAAAAGCTCTTATTGCTTATGTCTATGGAGAAGATTATTTAAATAATTTATATTTTGAGTACAATAACGATATAAATCTTTCCTCTATTATCATTCCTGAAGAGAGATTTTTTCTACAAAATATTTTAATGACATATATTCTTTATTCAAGATTATATGATTTTAACTAAAGGAGAGTTTGATGAGAAATACAAGATGGATTTATCGAAATAAAAGTAATTTACAATCTTCTAATTTAAATTTAGATAGAGATATACTTAATTTATTAATTTCAAGAGATATTGTAGATGAGAAAAAGATATACGACTTTATAAATACCTCTTTGGATAATATAAGTTCTCCATATCTCTTAAAAGATATGGAAAAAGCTGTGGATAGAATTCTTTTAGCAAAAGAAAAAGGAGAGGAAATTTGGATATATGGAGACTATGATGTAGATGGAATTACATCAACTTCTCTTTGTTATCTCTCTCTTAGTGAATTAGGTATAACACCAAAATACTATATTCCTCTTAGAGATGAGGGGTATGGATTAAATAAAGAGGCTATGAGCTATATTCACTCCCAAGGGGGAAAGGTAATTATTACAGTAGATTGTGGTATATCTTCCCATGAGGAGATAAAATTTGCTAACTCTTTAGGTATAGATGTAATTGTTACAGATCACCACGAGATTAATCATGGAAATCCTCCTGCTTATGCTGTTATAAATCCTAAAAGAGAGGACAACATTTTCCCTACAAAATTTTTAGCTGGGGTAGGAACTGCTTTTATGTTAATTTATGCTCTTTTTGAAAAGCTTGGAAAAAAAGAGGAAATTTTTAAATATCTTGATATTGTTGCCATTGGTACAGTGGCAGATATTGTTCCTTTATTAGAAGAAAATAGAATTTTTACAAAATTTGGAATGGAACAACTTAAAAGAAGTCATTGGTTGGGAATCAATATGCTAATTAAAAAAATTTTTGAAGATTACCAAACAAGAAAATTTTCAACTTATGATATTGGATTTATTATAGCTCCTATTTTTAATGCTGCTGGAAGATTAGAAGACGCCAAAAGAGCTGTAGAACTTTTCATAGAAAAAGATCATAGAGTTTGTAGTGAGATTATTAATGAGCTACTAAATAACAATAACCAAAGAAAAGAGATTCAAGAGGAAATTTTTGAAAAAGCTATCTCTATCATAGAAGAAAAAAAACTTTATGAGAATAGTGTTTTAACTGTGGCAGAGGAAAACTTTCATCATGGAGTTATAGGGATAGTAGCTTCTAAAATATTAGATAGATATTATAAACCTACTATTATTATGGAAATAAAACCAGATGAAGGAATTGCCACAGCTTCATGTAGAAGTATAGAAGGTTTTAATATGATAGAAGCTTTAAATACTATGCAAGAATTATTCGTTAAATATGGAGGACACGCTGGAGCTGCTGGATTTTCAATAAAAATTGAAAATATTGAAGAGTTTTCTAAAAGAATTAATAAGATTGCTAAGGAAAGTATCCCAGAGATATCTTTAATTAAACCTATAAAATTGGATATAGACCTTCCTGCATATAAAATTTCCTATGATTTCATAGAAAAAATATCACTACTTGAACCTTTTGGTTTTGGGAATCCATCTCCTTTATTTATACTTAAAAATTGTGAGATTTCAGGAGTACGTGCTATTGGAAAAGAAAAAAATCACACTATGTTAAATGTAAAAAAAGATAATGTTGAGATAAAAAATTGTGTTTGGTTTAACAGTGAAGATGTCTTCAATGAACTTGTGTCTCATTCACATATGGATATAGCCTTTAAATTAAAATTAGAGAGTTTTAAAGATAGATATCAATATAAGATGTATATAGAGGATATGCAACTACCTACATCTGAGGAAAATTTAAATTTAAAATTCTCTTCTATATATAATACTGTTTTTCCAATTGAAACTGTAATTTATACTAGAAAAAAATTAGATGGTGCTGATTTAAACCTTGCTTATCAAGAAGATGAAGTAGATATTACTTTAAATAGAAACTATCTAACAACTTTAGATACACAAACTTCATATCTTCTTATACATTTGAAAAAGTATTATAACTATAATTTTAAAGCTACAATTAAGGATATTATACTTAAAGAGGAAAACTATAATGTCCATGTTGTTATTGATAGAGATTATGATTTTGTTTCATACTCTATAAAACAGGGAGAACTTTTTAAAGATATTAAAAACTTTTTATTAGGAGATTTTAATTATAACTCTTTACAAAAAAATGTTCTTGCTTCTATATTTAAAGAAAAGAAAAACACTCTTGTGATTGCTGAAAAAGGAAGAGGGATCAATACTATTATACAAACTATTGCTCTTTACTATAAAAATATAGATGAGAAAGTTCTATATATAACTGATACAGTTCCTAAGAAAAAAACTCTACACTATGTTGATATCTCTGATAACTTTATAGATGGCTATAATTTCTATATCATAGATAAAGATATTGACTATTCTTTAATTAAAAATAAAAAGGCTCTTATTATATCTCAAAAAGATATTGATATTGAAAATTTTAATAAAATAGTTGATAGCTATAATATTCCAGATAACCTTGTTTTTATTGATAATGAAATTTTTTCTAAAAAAGATATATTTTCAAATTTTTTACCTATTGATATAAGAAAACAAATATTAAGTAATCTTAAAAACTTTACACTTTTATTTTCTACTAGAGATATTTTAGTTTATTTGTGAATTTCTCCCACTAAACCTAAGGGTTTTGAGGGAGCTTCGTTAATTATCATAAAAGATAATTCTAAAGAAGTTTGATAGATTATGCTACCCTTATTCTTACAGGCGTATCCACTTCGCCCCTACTGTATAAGACTTTTAAGTCTACTACACTACTTTTTCTTAATATGTTTAATGCTCCATTTACGTCAGCATTGAATTTATACCCTTTTTTAGTTATATACAATCCTCTTTTTACTCTTTTTCCCGAAAATGAGTATTCTTGAGGATTATCTTTTTTATATTCGGGTATTTTATCCATATCAAAAAAACTAGCCTTAGATGTATAACTTTCTTCTTGTAATACAAATTCTATTCCATAGAATTTACACAAATATTCTAGTTTAGATATTAATTTACCAAAAGGTATATTTACAAATATTTGATTATTTTTCTTTCCTATATCGCTATTTCTTTGGAAGTCTTTATTATATCCACAAACTAATGTGCCAATATCTTTTTTAAGGCAATAATTTATTATTATTCTTGTACTTTTAGACATATAATCATTTATTTTATTATTACGCTTGTGCCACATATATTTTTGTCTTAAAGTTGGTTTTTTACCATATTTTTGCTTATCTTTAATACTTTGAAGATAAGCATTATGCTTATTAAACCATTGATTAATAGATTTTAATTTTTTCCCATCTATTATGCAAGATTTACCTTGATTAGTAACGCAAGTTACAAGGTTATTAATTCCAAAATCTATTGCTAGTACGTTGTTTTTATCTAAATTTCTTTGTTCTTCTTGTACTTCATAAGTATATTGAACTTCAAAGAACCTAGCGTTAAATTTAGGAATAATTCTAATCTCCTTAATCTTTTTATCAATTAAAATAGGTGGAATTTTAATTGAAATCTTTTTATGAGTTTTAGAAAAAGAATTAGAGTAAGGAATAACAAGTATATCTTTATTAATTCTGACAAAACCAATTACAAGAGTAGTAAAACTATTTTTAGGAAGATATTTAGGCAGTTTAATATCTTTAAAACTGTACTTTCCTTTTTTAGCAAGTTTTAAAAGTCCAAAAAAAGACTTAAAAGAACCATCAACTTCTTTAAGAAGTTGTTGAGCCATATTAGAGTTAAGAAGTTTATAGTTCTCGCTTGATTTCAAAATAGAATTATTATCTATGTATTTTAAGTATTTTTTTTCTTCAAAATAGTGTTGTCGTACATTGTATATTGCTTGATTATATAGATTTTTAGCTGTATGAGAAAGTTCTCTCAAAATTAAATATTCATCTTTAGTAAGATGTTTTAATTGTTGCTTAATAGTTAAATACATTGCTTTTTCACCTCCTATATGTTAAAATTATACCATATATCAATTTAGTTGTAAAGGAGTTAAAAAATGAAAAATGAAGATTTTAAAAGTAATAGACACTCTATTTATAATTTAAAATATCATTTAGTTGTAGTAACAAAATATAGACACAAATGTATTACAGAAGAAATGTTAAACGATTTAGAAGAAATTTTTAAAAAAAACATAGAGAAAAATAATGGAAGTCTAATTGAATTTAATGGAGAAAAAGACCACGTTCATTTATTATTTGAAATACCTCCACAAATAGAATTAGCAAAACTAATTAATAACCTTAAGACAGTTTCTTCAAGATTAATAAGGAAGAAGTATTCAGAATATTTAAAACAATTTTATTGGAAAAATGTATTTTGGAGTAGGAGTTATTGTATATTAACAACAGGAAGAGCTACTATAGAAATGGTAGAGAAATATATTCAATCTCAAGTAGGTGTAAAAGATTGATTTTTCAATTCATCTCCCCCCTATTTAGGAGGGAGTGTTCTTGAAATTGGTTGATAAAAAATTCTTTAAATATAGTTTGACTTTTTTGATAAAAAGTGATATCATTATTGTAAGGATTACAATTTTAAAATAAAAGAACTTTAGTAATTTAAGGAGGGTATTATGGAATTAAAAGGAAGTAAAACTGAAAAAAATCTAATGACTGCATTTGCTGGTGAGTCAGAGGCTAGAAATAAATATACTTATTATTCTTCAAAAGCTAAAAAGGATGGTTATGAGCAAATAGCTAAAATATTTGAAGAAACAGCAAACAACGAAAAAGAACATGCTAAACTATGGTTTAAACTTTTAAAAGGTGGAGCTGTTCCTTCTACAATAGATAACCTACTTGATGCTGCTGAAGGTGAAAACTATGAGTGGACAGATATGTATGCTAAATTTGCTGAAGAAGCTAAGGCAGAAGGATTTGATGAGATAGCTAGAGCTTTTGAAGGTGTAGCAAAAATAGAAAAAAGACATGAAGATAGATATAGAAAACTTTTAGATAACATTAAGAAAGAAATGGTATTTGAAAGAGATGAAGAAGTTGCTTGGGAATGTATGAACTGTGGACACGTTCACTATGGTAAAAAAGCTCCAAAAGAGTGCCCAGTATGTAAACACCCTGGTGGATACTTTATGATAGAGCCTAAAAACTATTAATTTTATACAATTTCTTAAACTGTAGTCAGGAATGGCTACAGTTTTTTATTTATTTGAAAGTAAAAAATAAAATAATTAAAAAAAGTACCTGCTTTTACACAGGTACTAAAAATTTTTATTTAATTTTTTAACCACTAGATTAGACTAGAATGCTACGTTAAATCCAGCCCAAGCAGTTGGTTGCCATCTCCAATGAGAAGCTGAATTTTGATTAGATACTTGCCAGTCTCTATATTCTGCTCCTAATGCTGCATATACAGTTACAAAATCAGTAGCTTGATAACTTAATTGAATATATGGTAATGCATATAATGAATAATTTGCATTATCTTTATGAGTAGTTCCAAATTGTTTTTCTTGTGACCAATTGTAAGCATCATATCCACCTTCAAATCCGAAATCAACTGAATAATTTCCATTTGTATAAAGGTTAGTTGTATTATAGATATATGCTTCCATATCTAAAGTAAAGTTTTTATCTTCATTTTTTACTGGATTATCAAATTCTTGATCTTCTCCATAGAAATGTTGAGTAGCATATAAATTGAATTCAGCAGAGAATCCCCAAGGTAATGTATATGTTGAATAAAAATCCATTCCTACTCTATTATCATAGTTAGCTCCATTATCATCAGCCCATCCATATCCATATTTTGGTGCTAAAATAAATGAAGTTGTTTGAATAAAGTCATTATTAAATAAATAATCAGCAAAATCAAATCTAGCTTGATATTCTAATTCTTGATCTGCAGCTGTATTATTATAGTGAACTCTTGATGTTAAATTAACTTTAGAATCTCCTACTAATCCATGATTATAGAAATATCTTAATCTTGTTTCTGTATCTCCACCTTTATAACCTACTGTACTATTAGAATGCTCATCTAAAGAATTATATGATCTTATTCTGTATTCTAAAGATTGTTTTTCAGTCATATTAATTTGACCTTGTAATTGGATTCTTGAATAATTATTATTATTATTCCATTCTGTATCTTTACCTTCAGTTTCTCCATAGTATCTGTATTGTAAATCTACATACCCATTTGGTCTGAATCCTTCTTCTTTATCTCTGTATACGATAACTTCTTTCTCTACGATTTGTACTGGAGCTTCTTCTACAACTACTGGAGCTGGAACAACTTCTTTAGCTGATGCTGCAGCAGAAACTACTAATAATGATCCTAATAAAAGTGCTAATCTTTTCATAAGTATCTCTCCTTTTTTCATAATTTTTTCTTAAATCCATCACAGATAGATTTAATATTCTCCCGTTAATTTAACTATACCTTATTTTCTTTGATTTGTAAATAGTTTTTTTATATTTTCTTATTTTCAAACACTCATATTTTCTAAATCTCTACTTATTTCCTCTTCTAAACTTATTGATTTTACTAGGTTTTCAACTTTTTTTCATTTATATTTTAAGTTGAAATTTTTTTTTAATTTCTTTTTTATGTTTTATTTTTAATTATTTGTAGTTTTAGTTTACTGAATAAAAACAGGGATTGCCCTATGTTTAACCATAAAGGCAATCCCATTATATTTATATGATATTATTGTGACAAAATTATATTATTCTATAATTAGAATGTATAAGTCCATCCAAATCCGATATCTTGATAGTTGTCATTTTCT
Above is a genomic segment from uncultured Fusobacterium sp. containing:
- the rlmH gene encoding 23S rRNA (pseudouridine(1915)-N(3))-methyltransferase RlmH translates to MNINIVCIGKIKDKYIIDGINEFLKRMQSFAKMKIVELKEDGNDSNRNLSIEKESEDILRTLEKLRGYNILLDIQGKNYSSEEMANEIEKITVKGASTINFVIGGSYGVSQKVREASQMRLSFSKMTFPHQLMRLILTEQIYRWFSIINNGKYHK
- the mutL gene encoding DNA mismatch repair endonuclease MutL gives rise to the protein MGKIRILDESVSNIIAAGEVVENPASMIKELLENSLDAKSKNIKIDVKNGGRDVVISDDGIGMSQEDLLLSIERHATSKIREKEDLYNLYTYGFRGEALSSISAVCKIVLTSKSDDDEIGSQVNAIAGKVTNLKNIQRNRGTTIEIKELFFNTPARLKFLRKPTTEYLNIKEIVIQEALSNPDVSIILSLDGKVSIKTSGNGLENSIVEIFGRNVLKNIKKFPLGYLGNGALYRSSKDSIFTFINGRMVKSKIVENAVMDGYYTKLMKGKYPFAIIFLEVDPKSIDVNVHPSKKIVKFDDEERVYYQVLNEIKKSFERDDDFISPTFEEKIEKEESKFLDFSEFEKFTPIKAEPQKFENLTVIEKPQIEEKKVEDEIIKEEKLIEDEIEESNYKVVVQEEELDFSIKEEKKEVPQEKKRVNFRVIGQVFETFILVERDGIFEIYDQHIVHERILYEKLKKQYYGKDISSQQLLVPIRIMVDPREKEIIFENEENFIKAGFEIDKFSDNEILIRAIPIIDLRDSIENIFRNILLNIRENKNLDIRENILISMSCRGAIKANEKLSYEEMTKIIGELHEIGEYTCPHGRPIIVKITYDDLEKLFKRK
- a CDS encoding transglycosylase SLT domain-containing protein codes for the protein MKKFFIFIFFLLFFGESFSEKIDDYSLFLNGKNAYFKKNYSVAKQNFETLLKTFSKSNVFLNNYAYFYIGMNYYKLEDYHKAAFYLEKAVYSTDTFSNNNKRAENIHFFAERDYSLGDSLLKIGETDKGITYLKRVNYNNYYPFVAYYERNALKILGNFDEIYEKKLQLKFLYNFDFINNFSVDELLEIGSFYHSKKVYDREEEFYKKILEGLSLTTLEKEKITNAYLEVLLTNNKEKEILNFTANVSEPQLKNLYNYYRGLAFYQMKDFSRALYLLNNIKDEKYYSKANYYIAGIYFALADYNETLTALKKVEEKNIITDCMAAFSYYYLGDEQNTKNAVNSMIKKYPNAYAGLYFNYLSSTTDKIYLNSLDNLLKFSTSLLDNAQETPETFLKKGDILEIEQLSQVAKLGDRELLKTILKKSIFYKKETPEAAMAITTILENGKFYELAFKNSSDHMSEFSKYKELFKYNFPLYYSEIIDPIAKKYDVPQELIYTIIHDISGFNPYYISDDSKFGIMDIPYDESNNLEFFELFNIEKNIEEGTKILKNYLIKYQGNKIKALIAYVYGEDYLNNLYFEYNNDINLSSIIIPEERFFLQNILMTYILYSRLYDFN
- the recJ gene encoding single-stranded-DNA-specific exonuclease RecJ, which gives rise to MRNTRWIYRNKSNLQSSNLNLDRDILNLLISRDIVDEKKIYDFINTSLDNISSPYLLKDMEKAVDRILLAKEKGEEIWIYGDYDVDGITSTSLCYLSLSELGITPKYYIPLRDEGYGLNKEAMSYIHSQGGKVIITVDCGISSHEEIKFANSLGIDVIVTDHHEINHGNPPAYAVINPKREDNIFPTKFLAGVGTAFMLIYALFEKLGKKEEIFKYLDIVAIGTVADIVPLLEENRIFTKFGMEQLKRSHWLGINMLIKKIFEDYQTRKFSTYDIGFIIAPIFNAAGRLEDAKRAVELFIEKDHRVCSEIINELLNNNNQRKEIQEEIFEKAISIIEEKKLYENSVLTVAEENFHHGVIGIVASKILDRYYKPTIIMEIKPDEGIATASCRSIEGFNMIEALNTMQELFVKYGGHAGAAGFSIKIENIEEFSKRINKIAKESIPEISLIKPIKLDIDLPAYKISYDFIEKISLLEPFGFGNPSPLFILKNCEISGVRAIGKEKNHTMLNVKKDNVEIKNCVWFNSEDVFNELVSHSHMDIAFKLKLESFKDRYQYKMYIEDMQLPTSEENLNLKFSSIYNTVFPIETVIYTRKKLDGADLNLAYQEDEVDITLNRNYLTTLDTQTSYLLIHLKKYYNYNFKATIKDIILKEENYNVHVVIDRDYDFVSYSIKQGELFKDIKNFLLGDFNYNSLQKNVLASIFKEKKNTLVIAEKGRGINTIIQTIALYYKNIDEKVLYITDTVPKKKTLHYVDISDNFIDGYNFYIIDKDIDYSLIKNKKALIISQKDIDIENFNKIVDSYNIPDNLVFIDNEIFSKKDIFSNFLPIDIRKQILSNLKNFTLLFSTRDILVYL
- a CDS encoding transposase gives rise to the protein MYLTIKQQLKHLTKDEYLILRELSHTAKNLYNQAIYNVRQHYFEEKKYLKYIDNNSILKSSENYKLLNSNMAQQLLKEVDGSFKSFFGLLKLAKKGKYSFKDIKLPKYLPKNSFTTLVIGFVRINKDILVIPYSNSFSKTHKKISIKIPPILIDKKIKEIRIIPKFNARFFEVQYTYEVQEEQRNLDKNNVLAIDFGINNLVTCVTNQGKSCIIDGKKLKSINQWFNKHNAYLQSIKDKQKYGKKPTLRQKYMWHKRNNKINDYMSKSTRIIINYCLKKDIGTLVCGYNKDFQRNSDIGKKNNQIFVNIPFGKLISKLEYLCKFYGIEFVLQEESYTSKASFFDMDKIPEYKKDNPQEYSFSGKRVKRGLYITKKGYKFNADVNGALNILRKSSVVDLKVLYSRGEVDTPVRIRVA
- the tnpA gene encoding IS200/IS605 family transposase — encoded protein: MKNEDFKSNRHSIYNLKYHLVVVTKYRHKCITEEMLNDLEEIFKKNIEKNNGSLIEFNGEKDHVHLLFEIPPQIELAKLINNLKTVSSRLIRKKYSEYLKQFYWKNVFWSRSYCILTTGRATIEMVEKYIQSQVGVKD
- the rbr gene encoding rubrerythrin; the protein is MELKGSKTEKNLMTAFAGESEARNKYTYYSSKAKKDGYEQIAKIFEETANNEKEHAKLWFKLLKGGAVPSTIDNLLDAAEGENYEWTDMYAKFAEEAKAEGFDEIARAFEGVAKIEKRHEDRYRKLLDNIKKEMVFERDEEVAWECMNCGHVHYGKKAPKECPVCKHPGGYFMIEPKNY